In the Mustelus asterias unplaced genomic scaffold, sMusAst1.hap1.1 HAP1_SCAFFOLD_92, whole genome shotgun sequence genome, CAATCATTCTCCTCTTATTATTGGAGAAATCCAAAACACTGTGTTTGAATCAAAGCTGATTTAATCAACATTTACAAACAACATCACTGCACACACCAGCTTTCATGCTTATTAATATCAGCAGcaacaaactccaactgtcagaatgaacatggttcagtcctggatgcgaTTAACAGCAGATTCTAAATCCAATCCCTTCcgttacttgtgaactcgctggtgcctcagcagtgtggatgaacgactgaatctctttccacacactgagcaaggaaatggcctctccccggtgtgaactcgctggtgtgtcagcagggtggacgactgagtgaatcccttcccacacactgagcagatgaacggcctctccccagtgtgactcctTTGGTGATTAAGTAGGTTGGACATCCAAGTGAAGCCTTTGCCACAGAaaaagcaggtgaagggcctctccctggtgtgagtgaGTTGGTGCATCAGCAGATCCATCTGGCTTTCAAAGTACTTCTCACAGTCAGGACATTTAAACAGTCTCTTATCAgtatgaacaagttggtgtgtcagtaGGTCGAATGAAcgggtaaatcccttcccacacacggagcaggggaacagtctctccccagtgtgagtgcgtttatGGTTCAACAGATCATTTTTCCTTTTATAGTTtttctcacagtcagagcattggaaaggtctctcctcactgtggatTCGATGGTGTGACAGGAGGTGGGATGAGTTTGTGAAGTCTTTCCCacagacggagcaggtgaatggtctctccccagtgtgaacacgccggtGTCTTAGAAGGTGGGATGATTTAGTGAATCCTTTctgacacacagagcaagtgaatggcctctcccgtgTGACTGCGGTGATGAATATGTCACTCAGATGggtaatcaaatcccttcccacagtctccacatttccacggtttctccccagtgggaCAGCACTTGTGTTTTGACAGGTTTGATGAGCGACTGaaacctcgtccacacacagaacatgtaaacaccttctccccattgtgaatggtgctttttGATTCCATGTTCAGAAGCCGATGATGTTCAGGCCCTGATGAATTGGGTGtctgtcagatcctgatgtgatgtttgatctGAGTTTCCCACCTACAAATCATCCTCTTCTAATATGCTGTAAAATTAAttcaaaaaggagaaaaaaacagtgataaacacaaaggtaggttgtgaaattgagctgaatgaatccggTAATTTGTGGAGCCGGCACAAGGAAAGAGTGACcacgaaagctgctggattgtgattaaaaactcaaatggtttgttaatgtccttcaattcaggaaacctgccacccagtCCAGATCTACACAAGAATTCAACCTTAATGGGAGGAGAAAGATAGAGATGAAACAGGGAGGGAATGAACGGTAAGGACTTTATACATCGACAACTGgacaagaactttgacagaacctgccaaaccacaaccttcaccaactcaaaggacgcaggaaaactatcacctccaaatgtcgctttcaatctcaaaacaacttgtaatcctgaggtaacctgtaacctcctgcatttaaggggcaatttagcctggccaatccacttaacctgcacacctttggggtgtgggaggaaaccggagcacctaaaggaaactcatgcagtcacaaggagaacatgcaaactccacacagtcacccaaagctggaatcgaacccgggtccctggtgctgtgaaacagcagtgttgaccactgtgccaccctgtgccactgtactaTGTTGCTCAGAAATAAGTTTTAGAATTTTGGCCGAGTGATTGTGAAGGCAGAGCAGTAAACTACCAAATCAGAATAGTGTGTGATTCTGAAGAGTAAATGCAGGTAGTGGGGTTTCCATGCACAAACTGCCCTAATCCATATTGGAGAAGAGGTTTGTagttttggaagctgctgtcaaaggaggtttaGCCAATTGCTGGTAATTCCAGTAATGTCCATGTTCCAGTTATTAATTTGAAAATTTTCTAAATGAAAATTTAATGAAAATCCCCGACAGAACTACTTTTTCCTTACTTGAAACACAGCTTTAAATGGTCCGTTTGTTTCTAGATTCAGTTCCATGAGCAACgccttcaactaaac is a window encoding:
- the LOC144484095 gene encoding uncharacterized protein LOC144484095, giving the protein MGRRCLHVLCVDEVSVAHQTCQNTSAVPLGRNRGNVETVGRDLITHLSDIFITAVTRERPFTCSVCQKGFTKSSHLLRHRRVHTGERPFTCSVCGKDFTNSSHLLSHHRIHSEERPFQCSDCEKNYKRKNDLLNHKRTHTGERLFPCSVCGKGFTRSFDLLTHQLVHTDKRLFKCPDCEKYFESQMDLLMHQLTHTRERPFTCFFCGKGFTWMSNLLNHQRSHTGERPFICSVCGKGFTQSSTLLTHQRVHTGERPFPCSVCGKRFSRSSTLLRHQRVHK